In the Geovibrio ferrireducens genome, one interval contains:
- a CDS encoding efflux transporter outer membrane subunit, which translates to MIIRKITYTLCASALLFSAGCAARQAETFTPPAMPVSWSAVHDNKSASIDAEWWKSFNSQILAELIDKSLEQSPDIATAAESIIQAKAQLKSTGASMFPSVNLNGGSSASRNFPSEGSARTSESTSLSLGVSYEVDLWGKISAQVRGAGESLKAAGYDYDAVKLTLTSGVANGYFQLLALEKRIEYAEINLETAERILKIVQSKYNNGSALKSELLNQESTVLSRKSTLLSLEEEKKQTLNALAVLTGTAPQDFKTATDSFSELEIPEISAGLPSDLLLRRPDLAKAEAQIAAADANVEAARAALFPSLSLSGSTGLATDALLSLTNPAASIGLSASVVQSIFDGGTRRSQIQISESQKRVLAKNYRKSVLTALQEVEDALNSVKYGEEREEIQNQTTAKLEYSLRLTEIMYREGSSSLSDVLDAQTSLFQARDQLASLRLTRINAAVDMFKVLGGGWKVPEKPAEK; encoded by the coding sequence ATGATAATACGTAAAATAACATACACTCTGTGCGCGTCCGCCCTGCTCTTTTCTGCCGGGTGCGCCGCAAGACAGGCGGAAACTTTCACCCCGCCCGCCATGCCTGTTTCATGGTCTGCCGTGCATGACAACAAATCTGCCTCAATAGATGCTGAATGGTGGAAGAGCTTCAACTCACAGATACTGGCAGAACTGATTGATAAAAGCCTTGAACAGAGCCCGGACATCGCAACTGCCGCTGAAAGCATAATACAGGCAAAGGCACAGCTGAAAAGCACCGGAGCATCCATGTTCCCCTCTGTTAATCTTAACGGCGGTTCATCTGCCAGCCGGAATTTCCCTTCGGAAGGTTCGGCCAGAACAAGCGAATCAACCAGCCTTTCACTTGGTGTAAGCTATGAGGTGGATCTCTGGGGCAAAATATCAGCACAGGTGCGCGGAGCCGGTGAGTCACTGAAAGCAGCCGGTTACGACTATGACGCGGTGAAGCTTACACTCACATCTGGGGTGGCAAACGGGTATTTTCAGCTTCTCGCACTGGAAAAAAGGATTGAATACGCAGAAATAAACCTCGAAACTGCCGAACGGATTCTGAAGATAGTACAGTCAAAATACAATAACGGCAGTGCGCTTAAATCGGAACTCCTTAATCAGGAATCCACGGTTCTCAGCAGAAAAAGCACCCTTCTTTCCCTTGAAGAGGAGAAAAAGCAGACGCTGAACGCCCTCGCCGTTCTCACTGGAACTGCTCCGCAGGATTTCAAAACCGCCACTGACAGCTTCAGTGAGCTGGAAATACCTGAAATCTCTGCCGGGCTGCCCTCGGATCTTCTGCTGAGAAGACCGGATCTGGCAAAGGCAGAGGCGCAGATAGCCGCCGCAGACGCAAATGTTGAAGCAGCCAGAGCAGCTCTTTTCCCCTCCCTCTCCCTCTCCGGCTCCACAGGGCTGGCAACGGATGCCCTGCTCTCCCTCACAAATCCTGCGGCAAGCATAGGGTTGTCAGCCTCAGTGGTTCAGTCGATATTTGACGGCGGAACAAGACGAAGCCAGATACAGATAAGCGAATCACAGAAGCGGGTGCTGGCGAAAAACTACCGCAAATCGGTACTGACAGCACTGCAGGAGGTTGAGGATGCTCTCAATTCCGTTAAATACGGAGAGGAAAGAGAAGAGATCCAGAACCAGACAACAGCCAAGCTTGAGTACTCTCTCCGCCTTACAGAGATTATGTACAGAGAAGGTTCATCCAGCCTGTCTGATGTTCTGGATGCCCAGACCTCGCTCTTTCAGGCAAGGGATCAGTTAGCCTCTCTGCGCCTGACTAGGATAAATGCGGCGGTTGATATGTTCAAAGTGCTGGGGGGAGGCTGGAAAGTGCCTGAGAAACCGGCAGAAAAATAA
- a CDS encoding MFS transporter: MENRKLFTALFIINFCITLGYGVVDSFFSLYVFELGARGALLGVPLAFYSVSKIFFSVPAGNAVSDSGAGRVLVLSVVCFCLVSCGYLFAGSVSAVVILRIFQGAACAAFRASVLAVLGNNTRKTSFASVSGTFDMSFYGALGAGPLVGGAVRNSAGFDGVFILLAVLCAVSLLIVLLTGASGINSKKEKENINTLPFRPGIRYIGLVSFIFCRAFGISSCAAFLPLFIEHGMKLDSFRSGIVLCISTVFMTFSLRPLSVLNRFFPLKNVIGFGGAAASAMYLFIPFASGFSGLVLVCAGVGFFGALSQPACTAALFEEGGKLGMGRAIGVFNLIMNMGLAAGPLAGSLIYGALGSGAVFFVSGAVGIGGTVIFLFPLRAGTVK; encoded by the coding sequence CCTGTACGTGTTTGAACTGGGAGCCAGAGGGGCGCTTCTCGGTGTTCCTCTGGCTTTCTACTCAGTCTCGAAGATATTTTTCAGTGTTCCGGCAGGGAACGCTGTTTCGGATTCCGGGGCAGGGCGTGTGCTTGTGCTTTCCGTTGTATGTTTCTGTCTGGTATCATGCGGTTACCTCTTTGCAGGGAGTGTCAGCGCAGTGGTCATTCTGCGTATATTTCAGGGTGCTGCCTGTGCGGCTTTCCGTGCATCGGTTCTTGCTGTTCTGGGGAACAATACCCGTAAAACCAGCTTTGCATCAGTGAGCGGAACCTTCGATATGTCATTTTACGGTGCGTTGGGCGCAGGGCCTCTGGTGGGCGGCGCAGTGAGAAATTCAGCAGGGTTTGACGGGGTTTTCATTCTGCTTGCAGTCCTTTGTGCTGTTTCACTCCTGATTGTTCTCCTAACCGGAGCATCAGGAATCAACAGCAAAAAAGAAAAGGAAAACATCAATACCCTGCCATTCCGTCCGGGTATAAGGTATATCGGCCTAGTATCGTTCATTTTTTGCAGGGCATTCGGAATATCTTCATGCGCAGCATTTCTTCCGCTTTTTATAGAGCACGGCATGAAGCTGGACAGTTTCCGCTCAGGCATTGTACTTTGCATATCCACTGTTTTTATGACTTTCAGTCTGCGCCCTCTGAGTGTGCTGAACAGATTTTTCCCCCTTAAAAATGTAATAGGTTTCGGCGGCGCTGCTGCATCTGCAATGTATCTCTTTATTCCGTTTGCTTCTGGTTTTTCAGGCTTGGTGTTAGTGTGCGCAGGAGTGGGGTTTTTCGGCGCATTATCACAGCCTGCCTGTACCGCCGCTCTCTTTGAGGAGGGCGGAAAACTGGGTATGGGCAGAGCCATAGGAGTATTTAATCTTATTATGAATATGGGGCTTGCGGCGGGACCTCTGGCAGGGTCATTAATCTACGGTGCTTTGGGTTCCGGTGCGGTTTTCTTTGTTTCCGGTGCTGTAGGCATTGGCGGAACTGTGATTTTTCTTTTTCCGCTGCGTGCGGGAACGGTAAAATGA
- a CDS encoding MacB family efflux pump subunit yields the protein MNGNRMPLIDLRGIYKTYKTGELSVEVLHGIDLRIHQGEFVAIMGASGSGKSTLMNILGCLDQATDGTYLFMGEDVSHLGKDDLARLRREEFGFIFQSYNLISTATAAENTEVPAVYAGIPQHARRKRAIELLTDLGLDDRTHHRPSQLSGGQQQRVSVARALMNGGRIILADEPTGALDSKSGTEVMKLLGELSAKGHTVILITHERRIAEYADRIIEISDGNILSDTQIKTAPEKPEIYRPEPEKVSRFAELAEATKTAVRSLRSNVFRTILTLLGIVIGVASVITMLAIGDGAKQEVVDRISSLGSNLMNVRPGAPNMRGRSNVATLVPDDVKAIKDLPNILAAVPEQESSVTVRFEESDHSTRINGTSPDYIIARNWKVTDGTFFTDEDEDLYATVAVLGKTVADALFSGKEPVGNYILINNIPFQVIGIMAEMGAGLGGQDQDDIIFVPYTTGSLRITGQNYLRNITVAVKDTSVISETQDAVFTVILAMHGGVEDFQIRNMASLIENVSETQNTMTILLGSIAAISLLVGGIGVMNIMLVSVTERTREIGIRMATGARMRNILQQFLIEAVTVSALGGLIGVAAGIGTAGAVAAFGMPVKYEMTPVIAAFGCAFATGLIFGYLPARKAAGLNPVTALASE from the coding sequence ATGAACGGAAACAGGATGCCCCTGATAGACCTCCGGGGCATTTACAAAACATATAAAACAGGCGAGCTCTCTGTTGAGGTTCTCCACGGAATAGATCTCAGGATACATCAGGGCGAGTTTGTAGCCATAATGGGCGCTTCCGGCTCAGGAAAATCCACCCTGATGAACATTCTCGGCTGTCTGGATCAGGCCACGGACGGCACATATCTTTTCATGGGAGAGGATGTGTCACACCTCGGCAAAGACGATCTGGCCAGACTCCGGCGTGAGGAATTCGGTTTCATATTCCAGAGCTACAACCTCATAAGCACTGCAACTGCGGCGGAAAACACTGAGGTTCCGGCAGTTTATGCAGGCATTCCCCAGCATGCCCGCAGGAAAAGAGCAATTGAGCTTTTAACAGATCTGGGGCTGGACGACAGAACCCACCATCGCCCGTCACAGCTTTCCGGCGGGCAGCAGCAGAGGGTTTCAGTAGCCCGCGCACTGATGAACGGAGGGCGTATAATCTTAGCTGATGAACCCACCGGAGCATTGGACAGCAAAAGCGGCACAGAGGTGATGAAACTCCTCGGTGAGCTTTCAGCCAAGGGGCACACAGTAATACTCATTACCCACGAACGAAGAATAGCAGAATACGCAGACAGAATAATAGAAATAAGCGACGGAAACATATTAAGCGACACACAGATAAAGACCGCACCGGAAAAACCGGAGATATACCGTCCGGAACCGGAGAAGGTTTCAAGGTTCGCAGAGCTGGCTGAGGCAACAAAAACCGCAGTGCGATCACTCAGGAGCAATGTTTTCAGAACAATACTCACTCTGCTGGGAATAGTCATTGGTGTAGCCTCTGTTATAACCATGCTGGCCATAGGTGACGGCGCAAAGCAGGAGGTTGTGGACAGAATAAGCTCTCTGGGCAGCAACCTGATGAATGTCCGCCCCGGAGCGCCGAACATGAGGGGGCGCTCAAACGTAGCCACCCTTGTTCCGGATGATGTGAAAGCGATAAAAGACCTTCCGAACATATTAGCGGCAGTACCGGAACAGGAAAGCTCCGTAACGGTAAGGTTTGAGGAATCTGACCACTCCACACGCATAAACGGAACCTCGCCGGACTATATCATCGCCAGAAACTGGAAAGTAACAGACGGAACTTTCTTCACCGATGAGGACGAAGACCTTTACGCCACAGTGGCTGTTCTGGGTAAAACCGTTGCCGATGCTCTTTTCAGCGGTAAGGAACCGGTGGGAAACTACATACTCATCAACAATATCCCGTTCCAGGTAATAGGAATTATGGCTGAAATGGGCGCAGGTCTGGGCGGGCAGGATCAGGATGACATTATATTTGTTCCGTACACCACAGGCAGTCTGCGTATTACCGGACAGAACTATCTGCGCAATATAACCGTTGCAGTTAAGGACACATCAGTCATAAGCGAAACGCAGGATGCAGTCTTTACCGTGATCCTCGCTATGCACGGCGGAGTTGAGGACTTCCAGATACGCAACATGGCATCGCTGATCGAAAACGTTTCCGAAACGCAGAACACCATGACGATACTTCTGGGCTCCATAGCCGCAATATCGCTTCTGGTCGGGGGGATAGGCGTAATGAACATAATGCTTGTTTCGGTAACTGAGCGCACAAGGGAAATAGGCATACGCATGGCCACAGGAGCCAGAATGCGGAACATACTCCAGCAGTTTCTCATCGAAGCGGTCACGGTCTCAGCCCTCGGCGGACTCATCGGTGTGGCGGCAGGTATAGGTACTGCCGGTGCGGTTGCCGCTTTCGGCATGCCTGTAAAATATGAAATGACTCCGGTAATCGCCGCTTTCGGCTGTGCCTTCGCGACAGGGCTTATATTCGGCTATCTGCCCGCAAGAAAGGCGGCAGGTCTGAACCCCGTTACTGCCCTTGCTTCGGAATAG